In the Elizabethkingia bruuniana genome, GATGAAAATGAGCACAGCTCTGTGAACAATGCAGGATTCGAATTCTCCAGTACGATTCCACAGGCTGTTACTGCAGACAAACTGAAGATTTCGGAATATCCGATAAAAGATAATGGCTACGGTGTAAAAATAGAAAAAGTTACGGATGCTAATGGCAGTCCGCTAAAATATACCATCAACAAAACCATGATGCGTATAGACCTTACCACGCCTCTGAAGAAGGGAGAAAAAATAGTCTTTAAAGTAGACTGGAACTACAACATTTCTGATAGAATGAAAGATGGCGGCCGTGGTGGCTACGAATACTTCCCTGAAGATGGTAATTATCTTTTCACTATGACGCAATGGTTCCCAAGAATGTGTGTATACAGCGATTTCCAGGGATGGCAGAACCACCAGTTTACAGGACGTGGTGAATTCGCACTTCCTTTCGGTAATTACAAAGTAAGCATCAATGTTCCTGCAGATCATATTGTAGGCGCTACCGGCGAATGTAAGAATTACGACCAGGTAATGTCTTCTGCACAGAAACAAAGATGGCAAAAGGCACAAAGCGCTACTGCACCTATAGAAATCGTTACACTGGACGAGGCTAAAAAAGCGGAGAAAAATAAATCCAAAGAAAGAAAAACCTGGATCTTTGAAGCCAATGACGTGCGTGACTTCGCATGGGGATCTTCCCGTAAATTTGTATGGGATGCTATGCCACAAGTTATCGCCGAGAACAATAATAAGGTAATGTGTATGAGTTTCTACGGAAAAGAAGCTTATCCTATCTACAGCAAGTTTTCCACAAGAGCTGTAGCACATACGATTAAGACCTATTCAGACTTTACCATTCCTTATCCATATCCTGTAGCACAAAGTGTAGAAGCCTCTAACGGAATGGAATATCCAATGATCTGCTTCAACTACGGAAGAGCAGAAAAAGACGGTACATATTCCGAAGCTACTAAAAACGGAATGATTGGTGTGGTGATCCATGAAGTGGGACACAACTTCTTCCCGATGATTGTAAACAGTGACGAGCGCCAATGGAGCTGGATGGATGAAGGACTTAACACCTTTGTGGAATACTTAACAGAAGAACTTTGGGACAATAAATTCCCGTCTAAAAGAGGACCGGCGCATACTATTGTGGATTATATGAAACTTCCGAAGGACGAGCTGGAACCTATTATGACCAATTCCGAAAATATTACCCGTTTTGGTCCTAATGCTTATTCCAAACCGGCAACCGGACTTAATATTCTTAGGGAAACCATTATGGGTCGCGAGCTTTTCGATAAAGCATTTAAAACCTATGCTAAAAGATGGGCTTTCCGCCACCCTACTCCGGCAGATTTCTTCAGAACAATGGAAGATGCCAGCGCTGAAGACCTTGACTGGTTCTGGAGAGGCTGGTTCTACGGAACGGATCCTGTAGATATCGCCATAGAGAAAGTAAGCGTTGCAAAAGCTGACACCGATACAAAATCTGTGGAGAAATCAACTTCTGTAAAAGTTGCCAAACCTGAACTTCCGGTATTCGATGATATTTCAAAAGTCAGAAACCGCGAGGACAAGAAGATTACTTTCTATACCGATAAAGATAAGGAAGCACAGGATTTCTACTGGAGATATGACAGAGGTATGGAAAAAGTAGATCCTAACAAAACTTTCGAAGTAAAAACTCCGGCATCTGAAAACCTGACAGGAAAAGACAAAGAGCAGTTTAAAGATACTTACGCTTATCAGGTAGACTTCGCCAACAAAGGCGGACTGGTAATGCCGCTGATTGTGGAATTTACTTTTGAAGATGGTTCTAAAACCACAGACAGAGCTTCAGCACAAATATGGAGACACAACGAGCAGAAAGCATCCAAAACTTACTTCTTCAACAAGAAAGTAAAATCTATACAATTGGACCCAATGCTGGAAACAGCAGATATTGACACTTCCAACAATTACTGGGGTGCAATGCCTGAAGCCAGCAAGTTTAGCATCTTTAAAGCAAAACAAAATCAGGCAAGAGGTGCTGCAAACGGTGTCAT is a window encoding:
- a CDS encoding M1 family metallopeptidase, which encodes MKFKSLYLLSLCSLGAFAQNIQNNPGSNHGNKFEQLGTILPTPNVYRTASGAPGEKYWQQRADYNINAYLDEDKQHLKASETVTYYNNSPDTLDYLWLQLDENEHSSVNNAGFEFSSTIPQAVTADKLKISEYPIKDNGYGVKIEKVTDANGSPLKYTINKTMMRIDLTTPLKKGEKIVFKVDWNYNISDRMKDGGRGGYEYFPEDGNYLFTMTQWFPRMCVYSDFQGWQNHQFTGRGEFALPFGNYKVSINVPADHIVGATGECKNYDQVMSSAQKQRWQKAQSATAPIEIVTLDEAKKAEKNKSKERKTWIFEANDVRDFAWGSSRKFVWDAMPQVIAENNNKVMCMSFYGKEAYPIYSKFSTRAVAHTIKTYSDFTIPYPYPVAQSVEASNGMEYPMICFNYGRAEKDGTYSEATKNGMIGVVIHEVGHNFFPMIVNSDERQWSWMDEGLNTFVEYLTEELWDNKFPSKRGPAHTIVDYMKLPKDELEPIMTNSENITRFGPNAYSKPATGLNILRETIMGRELFDKAFKTYAKRWAFRHPTPADFFRTMEDASAEDLDWFWRGWFYGTDPVDIAIEKVSVAKADTDTKSVEKSTSVKVAKPELPVFDDISKVRNREDKKITFYTDKDKEAQDFYWRYDRGMEKVDPNKTFEVKTPASENLTGKDKEQFKDTYAYQVDFANKGGLVMPLIVEFTFEDGSKTTDRASAQIWRHNEQKASKTYFFNKKVKSIQLDPMLETADIDTSNNYWGAMPEASKFSIFKAKQNQARGAANGVMNPMQAAKK